A window of Lagenorhynchus albirostris chromosome 11, mLagAlb1.1, whole genome shotgun sequence contains these coding sequences:
- the KDELR3 gene encoding ER lumen protein-retaining receptor 3 → MNVFRILGDLSHLLAMILLLGKIWRSKCCTGISGKSQILFALVFTTRYLDLFTNFISIYNTVMKVVFLLCAYVTVYMIYGKFRKTFDSENDTFRLEFLLVPVIGLSFLENYSFTPLEILWTFSIYLESVAILPQLFMISKTGEAETITTHYLFFLGLYRALYLANWIRRYQTENFYDQIAVVSGVVQTIFYCDFFYLYVTKVLKGKKLSLPMPI, encoded by the exons ATGAACGTGTTTCGTATCCTGGGCGACCTGAGCCACCTCCTGGCCATGATCTTGCTACTGGGGAAGATCTGGCGCTCCAAGTGCTGCACGG GTATCTCCGGGAAGAGCCAGATCCTTTTCGCTCTCGTCTTCACCACCAGGTACCTGGACCTGTTCACCAACTTTATCTCCATCTACAACACAGTAATGAAG GTGGTTTTTCTCCTCTGTGCCTATGTCACGGTGTACATGATCTATGGGAAATTCCGGAAAACATTTGACAGTGAGAATGACACATTCCGCCTGGAGTTTCTTCTGGTCCCAGTCATTGGCCTCTCCTTCCTTGAAAACTACAGTTTCACTCCTCTGGAG ATCCTCTGGACTTTCTCTATCTACCTGGAATCAGTGGCCATCCTGCCGCAGCTCTTCATGATCAGCAAGACTGGAGAGGCTGAGACCATTACTACTCATTACCTGTTCTTTCTTGGGCTATACCGGGCCCTCTACTTGGCTAACTGGATCAGGCGGTACCAGACTGAGAATTTCTATGACCAAATTGCAGTGGTGTCTGGGGTAGTACAAACCATCTTCTACTGTGACTTCTTCTACTTGTATGTGACCAAAG TCCTTAAAGGAAAGAAGTTAAGTCTTCCAATGCCAATTTGA